In Virgibacillus sp. NKC19-16, a single genomic region encodes these proteins:
- a CDS encoding Tex family protein, with protein sequence MTNELNKDLIQWVSGEAQVKPGIVSTVIGLLDEGNTVPFIARYRKEVTGGLDEVQIKLVQDKWTYAVNLSERKQEVLRIIDEQGKLTEELEKEIAEATQLQRVEDLYRPYKQKRRTKATIAKEKGLEPLAEQIWMQELTAFDAEAEKYFSEEHDLHTIDDVRTGANNIIAEWISDDPAYREYIRKETFQRGTIQSEVKNKEKDEKGVYEMYYNYSGSVGSMVSHRILALNRGEKEDVLKVSIEPPMEKITEYLRREIIKKDTKSQVAEILNDAIEDGYKRLIQPSIEREIRSSLTEKAEDQAIDVFSKNLKNLLLQPPLKGRTILGVDPAFRTGCKLAIVDETGKVHDVSVMYPTAPKKDMAGAEKIVMQFIKKYDIELIAIGNGTASRETEQFISDVITNNNLDIPYIIVNEAGASVYSASKLAREEFPDLQVEERSAASIARRVQDPLAEFVKIDPKSIGVGQYQHDVSQKSLNESLTFVVETAVNQVGVNVNTASSSLLQYVAGLSKTVAANVVAKRDEEGKFTNRKQLKKIPRLGAKTYEQGIGFLRIVDGDHPLDRTPIHPESYANTEKLLEMIDCKLEDIGTDKLSEKINTLDKQETAANLGIGEPTLIDIMNSLSRPERDPRDDFPQPILKQNVMSLEDLTPGMEMQGTVRNVVDFGVFVDIGVKQDGLVHISKMANKFVKHPMDIASVGDVVTVWVENIDANKGRIALSMVGSEN encoded by the coding sequence GTGACTAATGAATTAAATAAAGATCTCATCCAATGGGTTTCAGGGGAAGCTCAGGTAAAGCCAGGTATCGTAAGTACAGTAATCGGTTTATTGGACGAGGGAAATACAGTCCCTTTTATAGCGCGTTACCGCAAAGAAGTAACGGGTGGATTGGATGAAGTACAAATAAAATTAGTACAAGATAAATGGACATATGCAGTTAATCTATCAGAAAGAAAACAAGAAGTGCTACGAATCATTGATGAGCAGGGGAAATTAACCGAAGAACTGGAAAAGGAAATTGCGGAGGCAACCCAACTGCAACGTGTAGAAGATTTGTATCGGCCGTATAAACAAAAGCGCCGAACGAAAGCAACAATCGCAAAGGAAAAAGGATTAGAGCCGTTAGCTGAACAGATCTGGATGCAGGAACTGACTGCCTTCGACGCTGAAGCTGAGAAGTATTTTTCCGAAGAACATGATTTACATACCATAGATGATGTACGAACAGGCGCAAATAATATTATAGCCGAATGGATTTCCGATGATCCCGCGTACCGGGAGTATATACGTAAAGAAACGTTTCAACGGGGAACAATTCAATCAGAAGTAAAGAATAAGGAAAAAGATGAAAAAGGCGTCTATGAAATGTATTACAACTACAGCGGGTCAGTAGGTTCCATGGTGTCCCACCGAATTTTGGCTTTAAATCGCGGGGAAAAAGAAGATGTGCTCAAAGTGAGCATAGAGCCACCTATGGAAAAAATAACGGAATACCTGCGACGTGAAATAATCAAAAAAGATACGAAGAGCCAAGTTGCCGAAATACTTAATGACGCAATCGAGGATGGCTACAAGCGGTTAATACAACCATCGATTGAACGTGAAATTCGCAGCAGCCTCACAGAAAAAGCAGAAGATCAAGCAATCGATGTATTTTCCAAAAATCTTAAAAACCTATTGCTCCAGCCACCATTGAAAGGGCGAACTATCTTAGGGGTTGACCCTGCCTTTCGGACAGGCTGTAAGTTGGCGATCGTGGATGAAACTGGCAAAGTGCATGATGTGAGTGTCATGTATCCAACTGCACCAAAAAAAGACATGGCAGGTGCTGAAAAAATCGTCATGCAATTTATAAAAAAATACGATATTGAGCTTATTGCAATCGGAAATGGAACTGCATCCCGCGAAACAGAACAATTCATCTCTGATGTTATTACAAACAATAACCTTGATATCCCATATATCATTGTTAATGAAGCCGGAGCAAGTGTTTATTCCGCTTCCAAATTAGCACGAGAAGAATTCCCTGATTTACAGGTTGAAGAAAGAAGTGCGGCATCCATCGCCCGCCGGGTTCAGGATCCACTTGCAGAATTTGTGAAAATTGATCCCAAATCAATTGGTGTAGGGCAATACCAGCATGATGTCAGTCAAAAATCATTGAATGAATCATTAACTTTCGTTGTAGAAACGGCAGTAAACCAGGTTGGCGTCAATGTAAATACTGCTTCATCCTCTCTCCTGCAGTATGTAGCAGGTTTAAGTAAAACTGTCGCTGCCAATGTTGTGGCCAAACGCGATGAAGAAGGGAAATTTACCAATCGCAAACAATTGAAGAAAATCCCTCGACTTGGTGCAAAGACATATGAACAAGGGATCGGTTTCTTGCGGATTGTCGACGGGGATCATCCACTAGACCGTACACCGATTCACCCGGAAAGCTACGCCAATACGGAAAAACTCTTGGAAATGATTGATTGTAAGTTAGAAGATATCGGTACGGACAAGCTAAGCGAGAAAATCAATACACTGGACAAGCAGGAAACGGCAGCAAACTTAGGAATAGGGGAGCCAACCTTAATTGATATTATGAACTCCCTAAGCCGCCCGGAGCGCGATCCAAGGGATGATTTTCCACAACCTATACTGAAACAAAATGTCATGTCTCTAGAGGACTTAACCCCAGGAATGGAAATGCAAGGAACAGTACGAAATGTGGTTGACTTTGGTGTTTTTGTCGATATTGGTGTCAAACAGGATGGACTTGTTCATATTTCAAAAATGGCAAATAAATTCGTGAAACACCCAATGGACATCGCATCTGTAGGGGATGTCGTCACCGTCTGGGTGGAAAATATTGATGCAAATAAAGGCAGGATTGCATTATCGATGGTGGGAAGTGAGAATTAG
- the gvpT gene encoding GvpT/GvpP family gas vesicle accessory protein has product MAEEDQKEIETESEQQLANCASATSLVVIGGVAGAGAGLLASPGNGRRLAASIGQSEIMRSAGREIRRTAQDMITEQAMHAIRQSATGYIRNFEDRFRNQHKERTEEELPAKGAAEGFIEQYNELKEENKNMYENLKRIEKQLDALLKIEAGNTK; this is encoded by the coding sequence ATGGCAGAAGAAGATCAGAAGGAAATTGAAACAGAGTCTGAACAACAATTAGCCAATTGTGCATCCGCAACGAGCCTTGTTGTGATAGGAGGTGTTGCTGGGGCTGGCGCAGGTTTGCTTGCAAGTCCGGGAAACGGGAGGAGGCTTGCTGCAAGTATTGGCCAGTCGGAAATAATGCGAAGCGCGGGCAGAGAGATTAGGAGAACCGCCCAGGATATGATTACCGAACAGGCAATGCATGCAATAAGACAGTCGGCGACAGGCTACATCCGTAACTTCGAAGATCGGTTCCGGAACCAACACAAAGAACGAACAGAAGAAGAACTTCCTGCCAAAGGGGCGGCGGAGGGTTTTATTGAACAATACAATGAACTAAAAGAAGAAAATAAAAATATGTATGAAAATCTAAAACGGATTGAGAAACAATTAGATGCACTTCTAAAAATCGAAGCCGGAAACACAAAGTAA
- the gvpQ gene encoding gas vesicle protein GvpQ, translating to MANKPVKKAASKVAKKAADLAPDSLEETAKEKLKGKAEEMVKEKTEEKVQEKANQASEKLQDVKENNNQKVHGKAEEAKEKAQDVMLSVRDKLKDAKESGQEFQEKITSDNDKKSSKDSNKLKGVHDIKGVTNIKSSMDIKGSADIKKSADIKSAKDIKKLSS from the coding sequence ATGGCAAATAAGCCGGTGAAAAAGGCTGCTAGTAAAGTAGCAAAAAAGGCAGCAGATCTAGCGCCTGATTCACTAGAAGAAACGGCAAAGGAAAAACTCAAAGGTAAAGCAGAAGAAATGGTTAAAGAAAAGACGGAAGAAAAAGTGCAGGAAAAAGCGAATCAGGCTTCAGAAAAGTTGCAGGATGTGAAGGAAAATAACAATCAAAAAGTTCATGGAAAAGCAGAGGAAGCAAAAGAAAAGGCACAGGATGTTATGCTTTCCGTCCGTGATAAGCTAAAAGACGCCAAGGAATCCGGGCAGGAATTTCAGGAGAAAATTACTTCAGATAATGATAAAAAGTCAAGCAAAGATTCGAACAAGCTAAAAGGTGTTCATGATATTAAAGGTGTAACAAATATAAAAAGCTCCATGGACATTAAAGGATCAGCTGATATCAAAAAGTCAGCAGATATTAAATCAGCGAAAGACATTAAAAAATTAAGTTCTTAA
- the gvpJ gene encoding gas vesicle protein GvpJ, with protein MAVQKSTDSSSLAEVIDRILDKGIVIDAYARVSVVGIEILTVEARVVIASVDTWLRYAEAVGLLRDEVQEEGLPAQPNEREPQFSI; from the coding sequence ATGGCAGTTCAAAAAAGTACGGATAGTTCAAGTTTGGCAGAGGTAATTGACCGCATTTTGGATAAAGGTATTGTTATTGATGCCTATGCAAGAGTATCTGTCGTAGGTATAGAAATATTAACCGTTGAAGCGAGGGTAGTTATTGCTAGTGTAGATACATGGTTAAGATATGCCGAAGCTGTCGGATTGCTCCGTGATGAAGTGCAGGAAGAAGGCTTACCGGCACAACCAAATGAAAGAGAGCCTCAATTCAGTATCTAA
- the gvpO gene encoding gas vesicle protein GvpO, with protein MEIKEIMNNITNFFEENLAPPHKITAVEKAEEGGFRATVEVIEEKEYMKRYAKDEMLGTYDVHLNEDKEVTSFKRLDIRFRSRIET; from the coding sequence ATGGAAATTAAAGAAATCATGAATAATATAACGAATTTTTTTGAGGAAAATCTGGCCCCACCCCATAAAATCACAGCTGTGGAAAAAGCGGAAGAGGGAGGTTTTCGGGCAACCGTTGAAGTGATTGAAGAAAAAGAATACATGAAACGCTATGCAAAAGATGAAATGCTTGGAACGTATGATGTTCATTTAAATGAAGACAAAGAAGTCACCTCGTTTAAGAGATTGGACATCCGCTTTAGAAGCAGGATCGAAACCTAA
- the gvpN gene encoding gas vesicle protein GvpN, whose amino-acid sequence MTELKERVNPDSHALLQDEETKRLLFRSLRYLKAGYPVHFTGPAGVGKTSLALALAKKRKNPVMLMHGNHELNNRDLIGDFTGYNHKKTVDNYVRTVYKKDENLTESWQDGRLLEAAKNGYTLVYDEFTRSKPTTNNIFLSILEEGVIPLYGSKQTEPFIRVHPQFTIIFTSNPMEYAGVYETQDALLDRLITIPLDHNSSDKEAAILSAKSGMDETQAKEIANLMADLREQCGKDLRYGPSLRSALMIARLVEEEDIPVDGEDEDFQTLCIDILAYPISKCLESEQPLEASKELIRTSCRNM is encoded by the coding sequence ATGACGGAGCTCAAAGAAAGGGTCAATCCGGATTCTCATGCACTTTTGCAGGATGAGGAAACAAAACGGCTGTTATTTCGTTCCTTACGTTATTTGAAAGCGGGCTATCCGGTTCATTTTACAGGGCCGGCTGGAGTAGGGAAAACATCATTGGCTCTGGCCCTTGCAAAGAAAAGAAAAAACCCGGTAATGCTCATGCATGGGAACCATGAATTAAATAACCGAGATCTCATCGGTGATTTCACAGGCTATAATCATAAAAAGACAGTCGACAACTATGTGCGTACTGTTTATAAAAAGGATGAAAATCTAACTGAGTCATGGCAGGACGGTCGGTTGCTTGAAGCTGCTAAAAATGGGTATACCCTCGTTTATGATGAGTTCACCCGTTCAAAACCAACAACGAATAATATCTTTCTTTCTATTCTGGAAGAAGGAGTTATTCCGTTATACGGATCGAAACAAACAGAACCTTTTATCCGAGTACACCCGCAGTTTACCATTATTTTTACAAGCAATCCGATGGAATATGCAGGTGTATATGAAACCCAGGATGCCTTGCTGGATCGTTTGATTACCATTCCCTTGGATCATAACTCAAGCGATAAGGAAGCTGCTATTCTTTCAGCCAAAAGCGGAATGGATGAAACACAGGCTAAAGAAATTGCAAATCTTATGGCGGATTTACGGGAGCAATGTGGAAAAGACTTAAGGTACGGACCAAGCCTAAGATCTGCCCTAATGATAGCTAGACTCGTGGAAGAGGAAGACATCCCGGTCGACGGGGAGGATGAGGATTTTCAAACATTGTGTATCGATATCCTCGCATACCCGATTAGCAAATGCTTGGAATCAGAACAACCACTGGAAGCATCAAAAGAATTAATTAGGACGTCCTGCCGCAATATGTAG
- a CDS encoding GvpL/GvpF family gas vesicle protein encodes MSEANETGIYIFCGIQTNEEASFGSIELEGEKREIFTIHYKDAAMVASEVPMKIYHPNKENLMMHQNTVSAVMAKNDTVIPISFGNVFKSKEDVQVILKNLYPQFENIFPEIKGKIELGLKVIGKKEWLESRVRSNPEVAAMSEKVQGKSEAAGYYDRIKLGGVAQSMFAAIQNEVTSGVYEPLAEMTDAAKTNEPKTETTLLNASFLINRDQEEVFDEMVNKQHEKWKDKVDFKYSGPWPAYNFVNIRLSVEEA; translated from the coding sequence ATGAGTGAAGCGAATGAAACAGGAATATATATTTTTTGCGGGATACAAACAAATGAAGAAGCGTCCTTTGGCTCAATTGAATTGGAAGGTGAAAAACGGGAGATCTTTACCATTCACTATAAGGATGCAGCGATGGTCGCAAGCGAAGTTCCGATGAAAATTTATCATCCGAACAAAGAGAATCTGATGATGCATCAAAACACTGTTTCTGCGGTGATGGCTAAAAATGACACGGTCATCCCAATCAGTTTCGGGAATGTCTTTAAATCCAAGGAAGATGTCCAAGTAATCCTTAAAAATCTATACCCACAATTTGAGAATATTTTTCCTGAAATTAAAGGAAAAATTGAACTCGGCCTGAAAGTGATTGGCAAAAAGGAATGGCTCGAATCCAGGGTTCGCAGTAATCCGGAAGTAGCAGCAATGTCTGAGAAGGTACAAGGTAAGTCGGAAGCTGCAGGCTACTACGACCGCATTAAACTCGGCGGTGTGGCACAAAGCATGTTTGCAGCTATCCAGAACGAGGTAACATCAGGTGTCTATGAGCCACTCGCTGAAATGACTGATGCTGCAAAGACAAATGAGCCAAAAACGGAAACAACGCTTCTGAATGCTTCTTTTTTAATTAATCGAGACCAGGAAGAAGTGTTTGACGAAATGGTAAACAAACAGCATGAAAAATGGAAGGATAAGGTCGATTTCAAATACAGCGGTCCTTGGCCTGCTTACAATTTTGTCAATATCCGTTTAAGTGTGGAGGAAGCCTGA
- a CDS encoding gas vesicle protein GvpG, which yields MLHKLVTWPFDAVIKVGEKVKEEADKELYDLSTIQQKLIQLQMMYELEEIPEEVFQEQEQELLIRYEIAKRKEMEQWEELTKEREEE from the coding sequence ATGCTGCATAAATTGGTCACATGGCCATTCGATGCTGTGATTAAAGTAGGTGAAAAGGTAAAGGAAGAGGCAGATAAGGAACTGTATGACCTTTCAACTATCCAGCAGAAACTGATCCAGCTTCAAATGATGTATGAACTGGAGGAAATTCCTGAAGAAGTATTTCAAGAACAAGAGCAAGAGTTGCTAATCCGATACGAAATCGCGAAACGCAAGGAAATGGAACAATGGGAAGAACTGACAAAGGAAAGGGAAGAGGAATAG
- a CDS encoding GvpL/GvpF family gas vesicle protein — protein sequence MENLIYLYSLIPAEAQKTIPELTGFDGEGKLYPVSINENVTAVVCQLDPEVYAEEKIEDKINNDMDWLKEKAFHHHETITALYKDHTIIPLKFCTIYKGEESLREKIQENEDKVESSFDLLKDNEEWNVKIFADDEALKKQVSDNNEAIEEKRQEISRLSRGKQFFERKKIDDLIDKELDKEKDRVGDMVHDKLKQYAIHDAIKKNWNKDVTGLQENMVWNSVYLLPEEVVASFLREVKQFENELGELGWRLEASGPWPSYHFSSFS from the coding sequence ATGGAGAATCTTATATATCTATACAGCTTAATACCAGCAGAAGCACAGAAGACAATCCCTGAGTTAACAGGTTTTGACGGGGAAGGAAAGCTTTATCCCGTTTCCATCAATGAAAATGTCACTGCAGTTGTTTGCCAACTAGATCCAGAAGTCTATGCAGAGGAGAAAATTGAAGATAAGATCAATAACGATATGGATTGGCTGAAGGAAAAAGCATTCCATCATCATGAAACCATTACAGCACTTTATAAGGATCACACGATTATCCCACTGAAATTCTGTACCATCTATAAAGGGGAAGAAAGTCTTCGTGAAAAGATCCAAGAAAATGAAGATAAGGTGGAAAGCTCCTTTGACCTGCTAAAGGATAATGAGGAATGGAACGTGAAAATTTTCGCAGATGACGAAGCACTGAAGAAGCAGGTCAGTGACAATAACGAAGCAATTGAGGAAAAGCGCCAGGAGATCAGCCGATTATCACGTGGCAAACAATTCTTTGAGAGGAAAAAGATTGATGATCTCATTGATAAGGAACTTGATAAAGAAAAAGACCGCGTTGGTGATATGGTACATGACAAGCTGAAGCAATATGCCATTCATGATGCAATAAAGAAAAATTGGAATAAAGATGTAACCGGACTGCAGGAAAACATGGTGTGGAATAGTGTATACCTGCTACCGGAAGAAGTAGTGGCATCCTTCTTGAGGGAAGTAAAACAATTCGAAAATGAACTTGGCGAATTAGGGTGGAGGTTAGAGGCATCAGGCCCTTGGCCGTCTTATCATTTTTCGAGTTTTTCCTAG
- a CDS encoding gas vesicle protein, with translation MASTRETIENKEVGLIDILDVILDKGVAIKGDLIISIAGVDLVYLDLRVLVAAVETLVQSQENNRKDVTSDNFDQQRRELVDATGQPSKWTD, from the coding sequence GTGGCATCAACAAGAGAAACCATTGAAAACAAAGAAGTCGGACTTATCGATATTTTGGATGTCATTCTGGATAAAGGTGTAGCAATTAAGGGTGATTTAATTATATCGATTGCTGGTGTTGACCTGGTGTATCTGGACTTACGTGTCCTTGTCGCGGCTGTGGAAACGCTCGTTCAATCCCAGGAAAATAACCGGAAAGACGTAACATCAGATAATTTTGACCAACAAAGGAGGGAGTTAGTCGATGCAACAGGACAACCAAGCAAGTGGACGGATTAA
- a CDS encoding gas vesicle protein K, giving the protein MQQDNQASGRINLDPDSAEDGLAELVMTVIELLRQIVERHAIRRVEGGTLTDEQIEDLGVALMNLEDKMEELKDVFGLEAEDLNIDLGPLGSLM; this is encoded by the coding sequence ATGCAACAGGACAACCAAGCAAGTGGACGGATTAATTTGGATCCGGACAGCGCAGAAGATGGATTGGCGGAACTTGTGATGACAGTCATTGAACTATTGAGGCAAATCGTTGAACGCCATGCGATACGAAGAGTGGAAGGCGGCACACTAACAGATGAACAAATTGAAGACCTCGGTGTTGCCTTAATGAATTTGGAAGACAAGATGGAAGAGCTGAAAGACGTCTTTGGTTTGGAAGCTGAAGATTTAAATATAGACCTTGGTCCATTAGGGAGCTTGATGTAG
- the gvpJ gene encoding gas vesicle protein: protein MAEQPVQSVQNAPSNLVDVLEKVLDKGVVIAGDIRVGIADVELITIKIRLIVASVDKAKEIGMDWWENDPYLSSNATENTDTKALEEENKQLQDRLEVLESKLNTSQVNQTN, encoded by the coding sequence ATGGCAGAGCAACCGGTTCAGAGTGTACAAAACGCTCCAAGTAACCTTGTAGATGTATTAGAGAAAGTGCTGGACAAGGGTGTCGTGATTGCAGGCGATATTCGAGTTGGTATTGCCGATGTGGAACTGATAACGATTAAGATTCGCCTCATTGTGGCATCCGTCGATAAAGCAAAAGAAATTGGCATGGATTGGTGGGAGAATGATCCATACCTTTCGTCAAATGCTACCGAAAACACAGACACAAAAGCACTGGAAGAAGAAAATAAACAGTTACAAGACCGTCTTGAAGTACTCGAAAGCAAATTGAATACAAGTCAAGTTAACCAAACGAATTGA
- the gvpT gene encoding YtxH domain-containing protein: protein MAEEKKKEENSTNKSAPIVRAATGGLVGATAGYLSAPKNRKKLRARVNKEGLKTTSASLNAVTKDKLSNIKDAGKKKSDKAYHKLKSASSNMLHKDRSGDSTGDADTELVQDNDDEGDTGQIGEGYQEVKEENEELKDRLEGLEEKLDKLLTAQEDNQEDHTEEDRYASEQEAASSKDEEDEDDQETTQSKTSSIKKNSKSKNTGEEQVDDDTTQEDKQSKKKGSKKSSSVSSKKIKSKKEDDDEETAITNDDDTSA, encoded by the coding sequence ATGGCAGAAGAAAAGAAGAAGGAAGAAAATAGTACAAATAAAAGTGCTCCAATTGTAAGGGCAGCTACTGGTGGGCTTGTAGGGGCAACTGCCGGGTATCTGTCTGCCCCTAAAAACAGAAAAAAATTGAGGGCAAGAGTCAACAAAGAGGGACTAAAGACAACGAGCGCAAGCCTTAATGCAGTGACGAAGGACAAACTGAGCAATATTAAAGACGCTGGAAAGAAAAAATCCGATAAAGCGTATCACAAACTGAAATCAGCTTCTTCCAACATGCTGCATAAAGACAGAAGCGGGGATTCCACAGGTGATGCGGATACAGAGCTGGTTCAGGACAATGATGATGAAGGAGATACAGGCCAAATCGGTGAAGGATATCAGGAAGTAAAAGAGGAAAACGAAGAATTGAAAGATCGTCTGGAAGGACTGGAAGAAAAATTGGATAAATTGCTGACGGCCCAAGAAGATAATCAAGAAGATCATACAGAAGAGGATAGGTACGCAAGTGAACAGGAAGCAGCATCTTCTAAGGATGAAGAAGACGAAGATGATCAGGAAACCACGCAATCGAAAACCTCTTCAATAAAGAAAAACAGCAAGTCCAAGAATACAGGAGAAGAACAAGTCGATGACGACACAACACAAGAGGATAAACAGAGCAAGAAAAAGGGCTCGAAGAAATCAAGCAGTGTCTCCTCAAAAAAAATAAAATCCAAAAAAGAAGACGATGATGAGGAGACAGCAATAACAAACGATGACGATACTTCAGCTTAA
- the gvpU gene encoding gas vesicle accessory protein GvpU, which produces MSEAAKDNILESFVNASNQYDFTLDISLLVNGAVVSGTMISAKEYFETLSESFEDGNDIAQTLSDQLVKAGESANSNKEGEANFVHLKNTSIYCGDSKPTPNKGKILWRGKLSEVDSFFLGKITEPKSSSSKKS; this is translated from the coding sequence GTGAGTGAAGCGGCAAAAGATAATATACTGGAATCCTTTGTAAATGCATCGAATCAATATGACTTCACCTTGGACATATCCCTTCTTGTTAACGGAGCAGTTGTTTCGGGAACAATGATTTCTGCAAAGGAATATTTTGAAACCTTAAGTGAATCCTTTGAGGATGGAAATGATATTGCTCAAACACTTAGCGATCAGCTTGTCAAAGCAGGTGAGTCTGCCAATTCAAACAAAGAGGGAGAAGCCAACTTCGTCCATTTAAAAAATACCAGTATTTATTGTGGAGATAGTAAACCTACACCAAACAAAGGGAAAATTCTCTGGAGAGGCAAGTTAAGTGAAGTGGACAGTTTTTTTCTGGGGAAAATCACGGAACCAAAAAGTTCAAGTAGTAAAAAATCTTGA
- a CDS encoding catalase, with protein MSNNRETLTTGAGIPVGDNQHSLTAGSNGPGLIQDYHLIEKLAHFNRERIPERVVHAKGAGAFGYFEVTNDEISKYTKAKFLSEKGKRTNMFARFSTVAGEQGYPDTVRDPRGFALKFYTEDGNYDLVGNNTPVFFVRDAMKFPDFIHSQKRLGNGLKDPNMVWDFWSLSPESLHQITYLHGDRGIPATYRHMNGYSSHTYKWVNEEGEAFWVVYHFISDQGVKGIDPELADKLAGENPDYHREDLINSIENEDFPSWTLYVQIIPYEDYKTYKWDMFDITKTISKKDYPRIEVGKMVLNQNPGNHFADVEQSAMTPANFVPGIEASPDKMLQGRIFSYADAHRYRLGANHQQIPVNRPVNETNNYQRDGYMRVDGNGGNKPVYEPNSVNGPVEDSSTKIKPFEVSGEADSVPYDSADHYTQPGDLYRLMSEDEKARLVKNFADHMRPVERDEIKLRQIEHFYKADPDWGERVAADLGLSVPESVKK; from the coding sequence TTGAGTAATAATAGAGAAACACTTACTACTGGAGCTGGCATTCCGGTTGGAGATAACCAACATTCACTTACAGCAGGAAGTAACGGTCCTGGTTTAATTCAAGACTATCATTTAATAGAAAAATTGGCACACTTTAACAGGGAGCGTATTCCTGAGCGTGTTGTTCACGCAAAAGGTGCAGGCGCGTTTGGATACTTCGAAGTTACCAACGATGAAATCTCAAAATATACGAAAGCTAAATTTTTAAGTGAGAAAGGGAAACGCACAAATATGTTTGCTCGCTTCTCAACAGTCGCGGGAGAACAGGGTTATCCAGACACGGTTCGTGACCCGCGTGGATTTGCGTTGAAATTTTACACAGAAGATGGAAACTATGATTTAGTTGGTAACAATACACCAGTCTTCTTCGTTCGTGATGCAATGAAGTTCCCTGATTTCATTCATTCACAAAAACGTCTTGGAAATGGACTAAAAGATCCTAATATGGTATGGGATTTCTGGTCATTATCACCAGAATCACTGCATCAAATTACGTATCTGCATGGTGACCGTGGTATCCCGGCAACTTATCGTCATATGAACGGATACTCAAGCCATACGTATAAATGGGTAAATGAAGAAGGTGAAGCTTTCTGGGTTGTATATCATTTCATCAGTGATCAAGGCGTAAAAGGAATAGATCCGGAGTTAGCTGATAAGTTAGCCGGCGAAAATCCTGATTACCACAGAGAAGATTTAATTAATTCAATTGAGAATGAAGATTTCCCTTCATGGACGTTATATGTTCAAATCATTCCTTATGAAGATTACAAAACATATAAATGGGATATGTTTGACATTACAAAAACGATTTCCAAAAAAGATTATCCACGAATTGAAGTTGGAAAAATGGTACTAAACCAGAACCCTGGAAATCATTTTGCTGATGTTGAACAATCTGCAATGACACCAGCTAACTTTGTTCCTGGAATTGAAGCATCACCGGATAAAATGCTTCAAGGTCGTATATTCAGTTATGCAGATGCGCATCGCTATCGTTTAGGCGCTAACCATCAGCAAATTCCGGTAAATCGTCCGGTTAACGAAACGAACAACTACCAGCGTGATGGTTATATGCGCGTGGACGGAAATGGCGGAAATAAACCCGTTTACGAACCTAACAGTGTAAATGGCCCGGTTGAAGATTCTTCAACAAAAATCAAACCATTTGAAGTATCCGGAGAAGCTGATAGTGTACCTTACGACAGTGCAGATCACTATACACAGCCTGGAGATCTTTATCGTTTGATGAGTGAAGATGAAAAGGCTCGTCTTGTTAAAAACTTCGCTGATCACATGAGACCTGTTGAGCGTGATGAAATTAAATTACGTCAAATTGAACACTTCTACAAAGCAGATCCTGATTGGGGCGAAAGAGTCGCTGCAGACTTAGGATTGTCTGTTCCGGAAAGTGTAAAAAAATAA